From a single Raphanus sativus cultivar WK10039 chromosome 3, ASM80110v3, whole genome shotgun sequence genomic region:
- the LOC130509807 gene encoding uncharacterized protein LOC130509807 gives MIKWQGHEKVGLKKRRHEAGEQCVNTEVQCYKCRGYGHFKRECPIFKRLRFKSFEGNEFGNAQKKYENLLKQKNNSDVKNESDIDSDDDEELKNLVAFTTLESGSKTKSAAGSASASVTGASCGSDDDGGDFDLDGNYGKLYENWLKQVEANSELTKEKVKLEAQVAEALKYASEKEEEARQVSAQLAETQKGLRMLNGGTKQLDHLLSIGKSDQCGLGYQGESSTAGGIFVSAGKTGVLATSATRPEVKVSAKKISNGKTTMKTVTNVKNATATRTATATATVTAPARVSRLKSATQRKFRPVCHHCGVVGHIRPMCFKLLRKKNQMVQPYGMRSHGPICYSCGV, from the coding sequence ATGATAAAGTGGCAAGGACATGAGAAAGTTGGTTTGAAAAAGCGAAGACATGAAGCTGGCGAGCAATGTGTCAATACAGAGGTGCAATGTTACAAATGCAGAGGATATGGGCACTTCAAAAGGGAGTGTCCAATTTTCAAGAGACTAAGATTCAAAAGCTTTGAGGGTAATGAATTTGGTAATGCTCAAAAGAAATATGAGAATTTACTGAAGCAAAAAAATAACAGTGACGTCAAGAATGAATCTGATATTGattcagatgatgatgaagagttGAAGAACTTGGTGGCGTTTACAACTCTTGAGTCTGGTTCTAAGACAAAATCTGCGGCGGGATCTGCATCAGCGTCTGTGACAGGGGCTTCATGTGgaagtgatgatgatggtggagaTTTTGATCTTGATGGGAATTATGGAAAGTTGTATGAGAATTGGCTCAAACAGGTTGAGGCAAATTCAGAGTTGACTAAGGAGAAGGTCAAACTAGAAGCTCAAGTTGCTGAAGCACTTAAGTATGcttcagagaaagaagaagaagcacgacAGGTTAGTGCTCAACTTGCAGAGACTCAGAAGGGTTTGAGGATGCTGAATGGTGGGACGAAGCAGCTAGATCATCTTCTCAGTATTGGGAAAAGTGATCAATGTGGCCTTGGATATCAAGGAGAAAGTTCTACAGCTGGAGGTATTTTTGTATCAGCAGGAAAAACTGGGGTTTTAGCTACGTCTGCTACAAGACCAGAGGTTAAGGTGTCTGCAAAGAAGATATCCAATGGAAAGACTACTATGAAGACTGTAACTAATGTGAAGAACGCGACTGCTACACGTACTGCTACGGCAACTGCTACGGTGACTGCTCCAGCGAGAGTTTCTAGATTGAAGAGTGCAACTCAACGAAAGTTTCGGCCTGTTTGTCATCATTGTGGTGTTGTTGGACACATTAGGCCTATGTGTTTCAAGTTgttgaggaagaagaatcagatggtGCAACCTTATGGTATGAGGAGTCATGGTCCTATATGttattcttgtggagtttaA